One segment of Deltaproteobacteria bacterium DNA contains the following:
- a CDS encoding PAS domain S-box protein, giving the protein MPRGKQVKGTPSKSTTWRRSLFEHALEGIFRSTPEGRFLEVNPTLVRMLGYQSAEEVLALKLPDDLYVNPVERERLRTHYEVSGAVDGEELQWKKKNGEPIIVTFYARTLRDTRGHIVGYEGMVLDVTERKRTEAALQASEVKYRTIFAASPDFMYLTDSEGRLLDANPALLEWQELSLEDLRQRHFLDFFAGDNLAEVMREFAALRQGRLVRGLEVRVRNGQGEIRVFEVHAIPFQEPAGVTATLSVARDITIRKQAEARLQLLSRQLWETQEAERSHLARELHDEIGQTLTVLKINLKALKPVPERAKPYLQESLRLVDSILQEIRNLSLDLRPSQLDNLGLVDTLQWHVDRWVQRTGLVMHFAADRLQPRPSPLIETACFRVVQEALTNITRHAQARQVWIMLRQHDAALDLLIRDDGIGFDVDTARTQAAQGKGLGLLGMEERMRLMGGQLEIVAAPEKGTEIHVCIPLRPPQ; this is encoded by the coding sequence ATGCCAAGAGGTAAGCAGGTAAAGGGGACCCCATCGAAGAGCACCACCTGGCGCCGTTCGCTCTTCGAGCATGCTCTGGAAGGTATCTTCCGCAGCACTCCAGAAGGACGTTTCCTCGAGGTCAACCCGACGCTGGTGCGTATGCTGGGGTATCAGTCCGCGGAGGAGGTGCTGGCGCTCAAACTGCCTGATGACCTTTATGTGAACCCAGTAGAGCGAGAGCGTTTACGTACTCACTATGAAGTCTCAGGCGCAGTGGACGGCGAGGAACTACAGTGGAAGAAGAAGAATGGAGAGCCCATTATTGTCACCTTCTATGCCCGGACGCTACGCGATACTCGGGGCCATATTGTCGGCTACGAGGGCATGGTGCTGGATGTCACGGAACGCAAGCGGACGGAGGCTGCGCTCCAGGCCAGCGAAGTCAAATATCGGACCATTTTCGCCGCCAGCCCTGATTTCATGTACTTGACCGACAGTGAGGGAAGGCTCCTGGATGCCAATCCGGCGTTGCTGGAGTGGCAGGAATTATCTCTCGAAGACCTGCGACAGCGACATTTTCTGGACTTCTTTGCCGGCGACAATCTTGCAGAAGTCATGCGAGAGTTTGCCGCTTTGCGGCAAGGACGCCTGGTGCGTGGCTTAGAAGTCCGGGTGCGTAATGGGCAGGGAGAGATTCGAGTGTTCGAGGTCCACGCCATCCCCTTCCAAGAACCGGCGGGAGTGACCGCGACCTTGAGCGTGGCCCGAGATATCACAATCCGCAAGCAGGCAGAAGCACGGCTCCAGTTGCTGTCGCGCCAACTCTGGGAGACGCAAGAAGCGGAGCGTAGTCATCTGGCTCGTGAATTACACGACGAGATTGGCCAGACGCTGACCGTGCTCAAAATCAACCTGAAAGCGCTGAAGCCGGTCCCCGAGCGGGCCAAGCCGTATCTGCAAGAGAGCCTCCGTCTGGTAGACTCTATCTTACAGGAGATACGGAATCTCTCTCTTGATTTACGGCCTTCGCAACTCGATAATCTCGGCCTAGTGGACACACTCCAGTGGCATGTGGATCGGTGGGTGCAGCGGACGGGTCTCGTCATGCACTTTGCTGCGGATCGCCTACAGCCGCGTCCTAGCCCGCTCATTGAAACTGCGTGCTTTCGCGTTGTCCAAGAGGCGCTGACCAATATTACCCGCCATGCACAGGCCCGCCAAGTCTGGATCATGCTACGGCAGCACGATGCTGCTCTGGACCTCCTCATCCGTGACGACGGCATTGGCTTTGACGTCGATACTGCACGAACACAGGCGGCGCAGGGGAAGGGGTTGGGACTGTTGGGGATGGAAGAGCGCATGCGGCTCATGGGCGGCCAGTTAGAGATTGTGGCGGCTCCAGAGAAAGGGACGGAGATTCATGTATGCATTCCTCTGCGACCCCCCCAGTGA
- a CDS encoding response regulator transcription factor, with the protein MKKIRVLLADDHALFRAGLRLLLRDVANVLIVGEASDGREALRLLKTACPDVVIMDLAMPGLNGLAATARVTREFPPMRVLILSMYATPDYVVRALRAGASGYLLKDAAPAELELALQAVARGEMYLSAAVSKTVITDYLRRLKNESKETDQDMGVPLTCRQREILQLIAEGRTSKEIAVLLQLSTNTVATHRKQLMERLAVRAAFRLGIASPDC; encoded by the coding sequence GTGAAAAAGATTCGCGTACTGTTGGCCGATGATCATGCGCTCTTCCGGGCGGGATTACGTTTGCTGCTGCGAGATGTCGCCAATGTGCTCATCGTCGGGGAAGCGAGCGATGGACGTGAGGCCTTGCGCCTGCTGAAAACTGCTTGCCCTGATGTCGTCATCATGGACTTGGCCATGCCAGGGCTCAATGGGCTGGCGGCCACCGCACGAGTGACGCGGGAATTTCCCCCAATGCGGGTGTTGATCCTCTCCATGTATGCCACCCCTGATTACGTCGTGCGAGCGTTACGCGCTGGGGCGAGCGGGTATCTACTGAAAGACGCGGCACCGGCTGAGTTGGAACTTGCCCTCCAGGCGGTGGCGCGGGGTGAAATGTATCTCAGTGCCGCCGTGTCCAAAACTGTCATCACGGATTACCTGCGTCGCCTCAAGAACGAAAGCAAAGAGACAGACCAAGACATGGGCGTACCGCTCACCTGCCGCCAGCGTGAGATTTTGCAGTTGATTGCCGAAGGGCGAACGAGCAAAGAGATTGCCGTGCTGCTACAGCTCAGCACGAATACGGTCGCTACCCACCGCAAACAGCTCATGGAGCGGCTTGCAGTGCGCGCCGCTTTCCGCTTAGGCATCGCGTCGCCGGACTGTTAA
- a CDS encoding PD40 domain-containing protein — MKESLLLLLFSIAHPIGVWAQDSNLFASGVKVLATLESSVYDWSPDGQRLAYATDDGIWMVEAPDFRHSKRLIRKGRGEEHAIEQLRWSPDGQHLAFVSSRPGDNWSTIWLTDADGSHLRDLLHPGIGPGSPGVRNIRISTWLNNREVAFVSGCGTECTALAKINVKDSSVTGIRTGNVDGEYVWTRTKSHAAIRTHLGGICVVDTLRPAPTAAVCSAEGCWACLEGCATREPPWQGDEYSVTDWAPAGKSVLYMSGSSCEEHSSEEDSSPKYRINLLLWKVDSGRQELLVPNAGWGAWSPDGSKIAFVLFGEPRYDDARRIIETDFVAGQPFRLYLGSLEAATRAVLALAPLGSSLLTPSWLEEVLVNQNFPLPIWSPDSKQIVMEYSHSGLFFIRADGKGLRPLAQGIQLKATWSPDSKWLALQHLGKSVPFKQDPGLERFLPPVGKEDAALSDAEIIQRYFQQSLAKSSDRYPWFLSEYAQALEEIGKVEAAEEQYREGIKRLRSEEQWQEMGMKDFLNGAYTAFLCRQGREQEAAELSGGSPCPPAVPFGNAGEGKWRPWDAVQSRVSSEEKQEAEKQDSRQRPLTETSSDLQQSPSLYIVEAPEKASERESR; from the coding sequence ATGAAAGAGTCCTTGCTGCTTCTGCTCTTTTCTATTGCCCATCCTATAGGAGTATGGGCTCAGGACAGCAATCTTTTCGCCTCTGGGGTCAAAGTGTTGGCCACGCTGGAGAGTAGTGTGTATGACTGGTCACCCGATGGCCAGCGGCTGGCCTATGCCACCGATGATGGCATCTGGATGGTGGAAGCTCCCGATTTTCGTCACTCCAAGCGACTGATTCGTAAAGGGCGTGGAGAGGAGCACGCGATCGAGCAACTTCGCTGGTCTCCCGATGGGCAACATCTGGCCTTTGTCAGTTCTCGTCCGGGTGATAATTGGAGCACCATCTGGCTCACCGATGCAGACGGCTCTCACCTCCGAGACCTGCTGCATCCAGGAATTGGTCCAGGCTCTCCCGGTGTGAGGAACATAAGAATCTCCACATGGCTGAACAATCGGGAGGTTGCCTTTGTCTCAGGGTGTGGCACTGAGTGCACAGCTCTCGCTAAGATCAATGTCAAAGACAGCAGTGTCACCGGTATCCGGACAGGCAATGTTGATGGAGAATATGTATGGACTCGCACCAAGTCCCATGCTGCTATCAGGACGCATTTGGGCGGTATATGTGTAGTGGATACGCTGCGCCCTGCGCCTACCGCAGCTGTGTGCTCTGCAGAGGGGTGCTGGGCCTGTCTTGAAGGGTGCGCCACGCGGGAGCCTCCATGGCAAGGTGACGAGTACTCTGTCACCGATTGGGCTCCTGCTGGAAAGAGCGTCCTATACATGAGCGGGAGTTCCTGCGAGGAGCACAGTTCAGAAGAAGACTCCTCTCCCAAGTATCGCATCAACCTCTTGCTGTGGAAGGTGGACAGCGGTCGCCAGGAACTGCTCGTGCCCAATGCCGGTTGGGGTGCCTGGTCTCCAGATGGTTCTAAGATCGCCTTTGTCCTTTTTGGTGAGCCACGTTACGATGACGCTCGGCGAATCATAGAGACGGACTTTGTCGCAGGCCAACCCTTCCGGCTGTACCTGGGCAGCCTAGAGGCAGCGACTAGAGCCGTACTGGCGCTCGCGCCTCTAGGCTCTTCTCTTCTTACTCCCTCCTGGTTAGAGGAAGTGCTTGTCAATCAGAATTTCCCTCTTCCGATTTGGTCTCCAGACAGTAAACAGATAGTGATGGAATACAGTCACAGTGGACTCTTCTTCATTCGAGCAGACGGCAAAGGCCTGAGGCCTCTTGCCCAGGGGATACAGTTGAAGGCGACGTGGTCGCCGGACAGCAAGTGGCTAGCCTTACAGCACCTGGGCAAGTCCGTACCTTTCAAGCAGGATCCCGGCCTGGAGCGGTTCCTGCCGCCAGTAGGCAAGGAGGATGCCGCTCTTTCCGATGCTGAGATCATTCAGCGTTATTTTCAGCAGTCATTGGCAAAGAGTTCTGACCGCTATCCGTGGTTTCTCTCTGAATATGCCCAGGCTCTAGAGGAAATAGGCAAGGTGGAAGCGGCTGAGGAACAATACCGCGAGGGGATCAAGCGCTTACGTTCAGAGGAGCAATGGCAGGAGATGGGAATGAAGGATTTCCTGAATGGCGCTTACACGGCCTTTTTGTGTCGACAGGGACGTGAACAAGAAGCAGCAGAACTCAGTGGGGGTAGTCCCTGTCCGCCGGCCGTCCCCTTCGGAAATGCGGGAGAGGGGAAATGGCGGCCATGGGATGCTGTTCAGAGCAGGGTTTCTTCAGAAGAAAAACAAGAAGCCGAGAAGCAAGACAGCCGGCAGCGCCCCCTAACGGAAACTTCCTCAGATTTACAGCAATCACCTTCGCTATACATTGTTGAGGCACCGGAAAAAGCATCGGAGCGTGAAAGCCGATAG
- a CDS encoding enoyl-CoA hydratase/isomerase family protein — protein MADEILFSLNDGVATITMNRPEKRNALNTALLEGFNSILAQVEESKDARVVVIRGEGKAFCSGIDLRELSSRQTGHGDPETGVIQVFQRIERSRLPTIALVHGDALAGGCELALHCDLRVAAEPARFGMPLARLGLIVPFPLGQKLVEIIGPAFTKQILLTGQPITATRAYEIGMIHQLVAAGDLETATYELARTIADNAPLSLAGMKATILRAISLRETIDHKDLNEMVSRARKSADAQEGVKAMLEKRKPVFRGE, from the coding sequence GTGGCCGACGAAATTCTTTTTTCACTGAACGATGGTGTAGCAACGATTACGATGAACCGTCCGGAGAAACGCAATGCCTTGAACACGGCGTTGCTGGAGGGATTTAACTCGATCCTCGCGCAGGTGGAGGAGAGCAAAGACGCGCGCGTCGTGGTCATTCGCGGCGAGGGCAAGGCGTTTTGCTCCGGAATCGACCTGCGCGAACTGAGTTCCCGCCAGACCGGGCACGGCGATCCGGAGACCGGCGTGATACAGGTGTTCCAGCGTATCGAGCGGTCGCGCCTTCCCACTATTGCCCTGGTGCATGGCGATGCGTTAGCCGGAGGCTGCGAATTGGCGCTCCACTGCGATTTGCGTGTGGCCGCCGAGCCAGCGCGGTTTGGCATGCCGCTCGCCCGGCTGGGGTTAATCGTTCCGTTTCCGTTGGGGCAGAAGTTGGTGGAGATCATCGGTCCCGCCTTCACCAAGCAGATTCTGCTTACTGGACAACCCATCACTGCTACGCGCGCCTACGAGATTGGCATGATCCATCAGCTCGTGGCCGCTGGCGATCTGGAAACTGCAACGTATGAACTCGCTCGGACGATTGCTGACAACGCGCCACTCTCGCTGGCCGGCATGAAAGCGACGATCCTCCGAGCTATTTCGTTGCGCGAGACGATTGATCATAAGGACTTGAATGAAATGGTTTCCCGCGCACGCAAGAGCGCCGATGCGCAGGAAGGCGTGAAGGCAATGCTGGAGAAGCGCAAGCCGGTGTTTCGCGGAGAATGA
- a CDS encoding isoprenylcysteine carboxylmethyltransferase family protein → MTIMSPSLRTFFYAVVVLGLLLGYLPWQVVQLDTAISQSLQALLVYLGLLLFLVGAGLLFSGAYYLVLRGDGTPFPFDPPKRMVVAGPYARLQHPMTMAVLLMVYAEVLWCASVSLGVYAAVLTLVANLYLLFVEEPRLEQRFGDDYRAYRNAVPRWIPRAVFQSLSLTVPQSSSKDSKTQRLKD, encoded by the coding sequence TTGACGATCATGTCTCCCAGCCTCCGCACCTTTTTCTATGCCGTTGTCGTTCTCGGCCTCTTGCTCGGCTATTTGCCCTGGCAAGTCGTGCAGCTCGACACTGCCATTAGTCAGTCTCTCCAAGCCCTTCTCGTGTATCTGGGACTGCTGCTCTTCTTGGTCGGTGCCGGTTTGTTATTCTCTGGCGCGTACTACCTAGTGTTGCGCGGAGATGGGACACCGTTTCCATTCGATCCACCCAAACGGATGGTGGTGGCTGGTCCGTATGCCCGGCTGCAACATCCCATGACCATGGCCGTGCTGCTAATGGTCTACGCAGAAGTCTTGTGGTGCGCTTCCGTCAGTCTCGGTGTGTATGCCGCCGTGCTGACCCTTGTTGCCAATCTCTACCTCTTGTTTGTAGAAGAGCCGAGGTTGGAACAACGCTTCGGCGACGATTACCGGGCGTATCGGAATGCTGTGCCGAGGTGGATACCCAGGGCAGTCTTTCAGTCACTCAGTCTGACAGTCCCACAGTCCAGCAGTAAAGACTCAAAGACTCAAAGACTCAAAGACTGA
- a CDS encoding LLM class F420-dependent oxidoreductase yields MRFGVHLVASGKMIEGEKIARVARRAEELGYDSLWVSDHIVFPTVLRSAYPYSPDGKLPLDPTNPLLEPFTVLTYAAAVTKTVKLGTSVVIVPYRDPLVTAKIISSIDVLSGGRFIFGVGVGWLDEEFRALHLNMKDRAAQTKEALLAMKACWTQEDPEFHGKFFDFAGIKFAPKPRQNPHPPIWFGGNSMPALKRAVELGDGWHSVWMMPEEVADTANTLRNLCAKAGKDFATFPLTINVNHKVPLTVENVKKYEAAGISMMFIPRYFNSDVEDMIKNMEDFAREVKDRV; encoded by the coding sequence ATGCGCTTTGGTGTGCACTTAGTGGCTTCTGGCAAAATGATCGAAGGTGAGAAAATCGCTCGCGTGGCTCGTCGGGCGGAAGAACTCGGCTACGATTCCCTCTGGGTGAGCGATCATATCGTTTTTCCCACCGTGCTGCGTTCCGCTTATCCGTACTCTCCCGACGGCAAGCTGCCGCTCGATCCCACCAATCCCTTGCTCGAACCGTTCACCGTGCTGACCTATGCAGCCGCCGTCACCAAGACCGTGAAGCTCGGCACGAGCGTGGTCATCGTGCCCTATCGCGATCCGCTCGTGACCGCGAAAATCATCTCCTCGATCGACGTGCTCTCGGGCGGGCGGTTCATTTTTGGCGTAGGCGTTGGCTGGCTGGACGAGGAGTTCCGTGCCCTGCACCTCAACATGAAGGATCGCGCTGCGCAAACCAAAGAAGCCTTGTTGGCGATGAAAGCCTGTTGGACGCAAGAGGACCCGGAATTCCACGGTAAATTCTTCGACTTCGCGGGGATAAAATTCGCGCCCAAACCGCGCCAGAATCCACATCCGCCTATTTGGTTTGGCGGTAATTCCATGCCGGCGCTCAAGCGTGCCGTGGAGCTGGGCGACGGTTGGCATTCCGTCTGGATGATGCCGGAGGAAGTGGCGGACACAGCCAACACCCTCCGCAATCTGTGTGCGAAGGCCGGGAAGGACTTCGCCACGTTCCCGTTGACTATCAATGTCAATCATAAGGTGCCGCTGACCGTCGAGAACGTGAAGAAGTACGAAGCCGCCGGCATCAGCATGATGTTCATTCCGCGTTACTTCAATTCCGATGTGGAGGACATGATAAAGAACATGGAGGACTTCGCGCGGGAGGTGAAGGACCGCGTCTAA
- a CDS encoding VOC family protein, translating into MIRFTGVNHLAFATADMDTTVQFWRDLLGMRLVTTLGQPGFRHYFFELSPTDLVAFFEWQGVEGLPEKPHGMPVRGPFIFDHVSFGVETADDLWALKDKLVAAGLEVSNVIDHGFVHSIYAFDPNGIPIEFSYDVPGFDVRQQPLFSDRAPTAIAQEGADPVPARWPSVRQETPRERRFALPGAGSELARERLKNAS; encoded by the coding sequence ATGATTCGTTTTACTGGAGTGAATCACCTCGCGTTCGCCACAGCCGACATGGATACAACCGTGCAGTTCTGGCGAGACTTGTTGGGCATGCGGTTGGTGACGACCTTGGGGCAGCCCGGGTTTCGTCACTATTTCTTCGAGCTGTCGCCGACCGATCTGGTGGCGTTTTTCGAGTGGCAAGGTGTGGAAGGCTTGCCGGAAAAACCGCACGGGATGCCGGTGCGTGGGCCTTTCATTTTCGACCACGTCTCGTTCGGTGTCGAAACCGCCGATGACCTCTGGGCGCTGAAAGATAAGCTGGTCGCCGCCGGTCTGGAAGTATCCAACGTGATTGACCACGGGTTCGTGCATTCGATTTATGCGTTCGATCCCAACGGCATTCCCATCGAATTCAGCTACGACGTGCCCGGGTTCGACGTGCGACAGCAGCCGCTGTTTAGCGATCGCGCGCCGACCGCTATTGCCCAAGAAGGCGCTGACCCCGTGCCAGCGCGCTGGCCGTCCGTACGGCAAGAGACGCCGCGCGAGCGTCGCTTTGCCCTGCCGGGTGCCGGGAGCGAATTGGCGCGCGAGCGTCTCAAGAACGCCAGCTAA
- a CDS encoding cobalamin-independent methionine synthase II family protein, which yields MKRSTDRILTTHTGSLPRPEDLVTMLYAREQGEEQDSAVFAVRVREATAEVVRKQLEAGVDVINDGEVGKIGYATYVKDRLTGFDGEAGPLRSADVLEFPNFARRVYRLTGVKRPACTGPITYKNTAALQTDLANFSAALDSVAPEEAFLSAASPGVISLFLKNDYYPNHDTYLEALANAMKVEYNAIHQAGFVLQVDCPDLAMGRHIQFTDVSLADFRKNAELHVEALNLALADIPPERMRLHLCWGNYEGPHHLDVPLHDIIDIVLRARPAALSFEAANPRHAHEWKVFREVALPPGKILIPGVLDSTTNYIEHPELVAERLCRFAEVVGRENVIAGTDCGFATFAGIAEVDPQIAWAKFRAMAEGARIASRQLW from the coding sequence ATGAAACGCAGCACGGATCGCATTCTGACGACGCATACCGGCAGCCTGCCACGGCCTGAAGATCTCGTGACCATGCTCTATGCCCGAGAGCAGGGAGAGGAGCAAGATTCGGCAGTCTTCGCGGTGCGAGTACGCGAGGCGACGGCGGAGGTGGTGCGGAAGCAGCTCGAAGCCGGCGTGGATGTCATTAACGACGGTGAGGTCGGAAAGATCGGCTATGCCACCTATGTCAAGGATCGGCTGACTGGATTCGACGGCGAAGCCGGACCGTTGCGATCGGCGGATGTCTTAGAATTCCCCAACTTCGCTCGACGCGTGTATCGTCTCACTGGGGTGAAGCGTCCAGCGTGCACCGGTCCAATCACCTACAAAAACACGGCTGCCTTGCAAACCGATCTGGCTAATTTCAGCGCAGCGCTCGACAGTGTTGCCCCGGAAGAAGCTTTCCTTAGCGCCGCGTCTCCTGGCGTCATCTCGCTCTTCCTGAAGAACGATTACTATCCCAACCACGATACCTACCTGGAAGCTTTGGCCAATGCCATGAAGGTGGAGTATAACGCGATCCACCAGGCGGGGTTCGTGCTTCAGGTGGATTGTCCCGACCTAGCAATGGGTCGGCATATTCAGTTCACCGACGTCAGCCTCGCTGATTTCCGTAAGAACGCGGAACTGCATGTCGAAGCCTTGAACCTCGCTTTGGCTGACATTCCACCGGAGCGTATGCGCCTGCACCTGTGTTGGGGCAATTACGAAGGACCGCATCATCTCGACGTGCCGCTCCACGACATTATCGATATCGTGCTGCGAGCACGCCCAGCCGCGCTTTCTTTTGAAGCCGCCAACCCGCGGCATGCCCATGAATGGAAGGTGTTTCGCGAGGTCGCGCTTCCGCCGGGAAAAATTTTGATCCCCGGCGTGCTGGACTCCACGACCAATTACATCGAGCATCCGGAGCTGGTGGCGGAACGTCTTTGTCGCTTTGCCGAAGTGGTCGGACGAGAGAACGTGATTGCCGGAACCGACTGCGGCTTCGCGACCTTCGCAGGCATTGCTGAAGTGGACCCGCAAATCGCCTGGGCAAAATTTCGCGCCATGGCCGAAGGCGCACGGATTGCGTCGCGGCAGTTGTGGTGA
- a CDS encoding type II toxin-antitoxin system Phd/YefM family antitoxin encodes MKVTVHQLQEQLPPLLEHTVQSGEECIVQRQGKDYAVLVSARAWR; translated from the coding sequence ATGAAAGTAACTGTACATCAACTTCAGGAACAGCTCCCTCCCCTACTAGAGCACACCGTGCAGAGTGGCGAAGAATGCATTGTCCAGCGTCAGGGCAAGGACTATGCGGTTTTGGTGAGCGCTCGGGCATGGCGATAA
- a CDS encoding type II toxin-antitoxin system PemK/MazF family toxin — MKRGEVWWAELPPPVGERPVAILTRDVVVNSIGGIVVVLVTRTARQLPTEVALGRRQGLPVQCVANFDNLLTVPRHRLIRLMGTCDASKIAELNRAIKAALDVP; from the coding sequence GTGAAGCGGGGAGAAGTCTGGTGGGCTGAGTTGCCGCCACCAGTCGGCGAACGGCCTGTGGCGATTCTGACCCGCGACGTCGTTGTGAACAGCATCGGTGGTATCGTGGTCGTACTCGTCACCCGGACCGCCCGTCAACTCCCCACCGAAGTGGCTCTGGGTCGGCGTCAGGGATTGCCCGTGCAGTGTGTGGCGAACTTCGATAACCTCCTCACGGTTCCGCGCCACCGTTTGATCCGACTGATGGGCACATGCGACGCGAGCAAAATCGCGGAGTTGAACCGAGCGATCAAGGCGGCCCTCGACGTGCCGTGA
- a CDS encoding alpha/beta hydrolase fold domain-containing protein yields MNELPLLPGRLGNPDRVLKTDPRADPRLVAACAPFALDVAPPPAPVNANSSLQDKLAYSAANEAGMEAVFAALFADLPPITNVERRTEVIKGVDGNDINLYIHKPQRVSGLLPCVYHMHGGGMVVLTASGPTYVRWRDELAALGMVVVGVEFRNGAGKLGNHPFPAGLNDCMSGLQWTFDHKASLGISKIVVSGESGGGNLTLAACLKAERDSRLEQIDGVYALCPYIYGAWAQNSKELPSLYENNDYLINCGLMGVLSSVYDPEHKNDTNPLCWPYWATREDLQGLPPHVISVNELDPLRDEGLKYYQKLLAAGVRVYSRTVNGTCHAGDVLFRKAIPNVYAATIRDIKGFADSL; encoded by the coding sequence ATGAACGAGCTGCCTCTCTTACCAGGCCGTCTCGGCAACCCCGACCGAGTTTTGAAGACCGATCCACGCGCCGATCCTCGGTTGGTCGCCGCCTGCGCCCCATTTGCTTTAGACGTTGCGCCCCCACCCGCACCGGTGAACGCGAACTCGTCATTGCAGGACAAGCTCGCCTACAGTGCGGCCAACGAGGCGGGCATGGAAGCCGTGTTTGCTGCCCTGTTCGCTGACCTTCCCCCGATTACAAATGTGGAGCGGCGGACCGAGGTCATCAAAGGCGTCGACGGCAACGACATCAATCTGTATATCCACAAGCCCCAGCGCGTTTCTGGCCTGCTGCCCTGCGTGTATCATATGCACGGAGGCGGCATGGTCGTTCTTACGGCCTCTGGCCCTACTTATGTGCGCTGGCGTGATGAGCTTGCCGCCCTAGGCATGGTCGTGGTGGGGGTGGAGTTCCGTAATGGCGCGGGCAAGCTGGGCAACCATCCATTCCCGGCCGGTCTCAACGATTGCATGAGTGGACTACAGTGGACGTTTGACCACAAGGCCAGTCTGGGGATCTCGAAGATTGTCGTGTCTGGTGAGTCCGGCGGTGGCAATCTCACCCTAGCCGCATGTTTAAAGGCTGAAAGGGATAGCCGCCTTGAGCAGATTGATGGTGTCTATGCCTTGTGCCCGTATATTTATGGTGCCTGGGCTCAGAACAGCAAGGAGCTGCCTTCCCTATATGAAAACAATGACTACTTGATCAACTGCGGCCTGATGGGGGTGCTGTCTAGCGTCTATGACCCTGAACACAAAAACGACACCAATCCGCTGTGCTGGCCCTACTGGGCTACGCGCGAGGACCTGCAAGGTCTGCCTCCGCATGTCATCTCGGTCAATGAGTTAGACCCCCTGCGGGACGAGGGTCTGAAATATTATCAGAAGCTCCTGGCGGCTGGGGTGCGCGTGTACAGCCGGACCGTCAACGGCACGTGCCACGCGGGCGACGTCCTTTTCCGCAAAGCGATCCCGAACGTGTACGCGGCCACCATCCGCGATATCAAGGGGTTCGCAGACTCGCTGTAG
- a CDS encoding BrnT family toxin, with translation MAKPFQYRFAWDPRKARQNLKDHKIAFERAATVFLDPETLSEFDEDHSEDEDRWLTLGVDRTGTLLVVSHTYQEETETSATIRLISARKATKNETKQYTRK, from the coding sequence ATGGCAAAGCCATTTCAGTACCGTTTTGCGTGGGATCCCAGGAAAGCGCGGCAGAATCTGAAAGATCACAAGATTGCTTTCGAGCGCGCTGCTACTGTCTTTCTTGATCCGGAAACCCTCTCAGAGTTTGATGAGGACCATAGTGAGGATGAAGATCGATGGCTGACATTAGGAGTAGATCGGACCGGAACACTTTTGGTGGTCAGTCATACTTACCAAGAGGAGACAGAAACCAGCGCCACCATACGGTTGATCTCGGCGCGCAAGGCTACCAAAAATGAAACCAAACAGTACACGAGGAAATAA